The DNA region GTATTGTGATGGCCAGAGTACTATCTAATTTGTGAATAATTAGGTGCATCTtgcaaggaccaaacatattatTGTGAGATTTCATAAAATTAGAGAGCTGATTTCTTCCACAAAAATACTATTTGAGAAAGATCATACTTCTGAAAACATTACAGATATGTTGACAAAACCAATTACTGAAGAGACGTTCAAGTATTGTTTGAACTTGATCCATTTCTCTAGTGGTTAGAGGAGGCATCCCAAACTCAACGTTCTAGGTAGAGTTCTTCTCAGATGATCTTAGTTCTCTTAAGAGGTGGATACTTGTCAAAATAAAGATTATTGAAGATGACTCATATTTGGCTACACGGGGCACAACCATATCAGAAGGTACGATCAGATCATGTCAGTCGCTAAGGGCACGAGAACAACCATACCAGGAAGCACAACCGAGTCGTGCCAACCGCTGAGGGCATGGATGCGACCATGCCAGGAAGCATGATTGAGCTGTGTTAGTCGATGAGGGCatgggcacgaccgtgccactgaACACGGCTTGGTCATGTCCAAGTATGAGGGGAAGAGCATGGTCGTGCCACTATACACGACCTAGCCGTGTCCGGGTTTAGAGGAGCGAGCAAGCCTTGGTACGCCCGCATGGGCATGCCCAAGGGCACGACCTGGTAGTGCCTCGTGCTGGAAGCATCGAGAGTTGTGAATTTTGAGGGttacataatatttttttatctgaAATATCATGTATTACTTGGtctgaataaatcagatcattgTAACTCTAAACCTAATTCTAATAGAGAGTTCTTGGTCGTGTACCGTGTAAGCACCTCATCAAACCACAACAAACCTTTCTTcatctctcttcttctcttcttccgatTCCTCTTCAGTTTCTCCTTGATGGTTCTTTGATATTGTTGTAGTGCGATCTCAAGGGTGAACTCCATTTATACTTCATAATTATCCCTCATGTATCTTACTAATCAACAAACAGCATACAACAAAGCTCTTCAAAATGCAATGGATTATTGAAAAACATTCTGAAAATTAACCATTGAAGCACCTCTAAAGCTATAAGTGAattagtaaaattaaataaaatcattaaTTTCTTTCATCAAATAAACTTTGGATTGCACAATTACCTGCAAATGGCTCTTGATCTCATCGCTGGTGAGCTCTTCCACCTTCATCAGTTTCCGGATTTTCTTCGGCGTCGCAACTGCAATAACACAACTCAATAATCGCACAGTTcgcagtttttaaaaaaaaacaaaaacgcttaaatatttttttttttatatatttaccaTGGCATCCACCGAGCTTCTCAAGTGCATGCAAGAATCTCTCATGCAGTTCTTCCGACCAATATCGTTTCATTTTCCTCTTCCTATGAGGTTTATGGCCATTTCTATCCTCTCCAGCAGCTGAACCCTCTTCATCCTTCTCATCCAAATCCTGATCTCCAACTGCCACTGGCTTTCCCAGAAGATTAATcacattattatttttattattcagATCAGCACTGGCCATCAACTTCTTGTAGCTCTCGATCGCTGTTCATTTCGTATTTTGTATAAATTCAGTGACTAATTAGAGAATAAGTAAAAGGGGCAAACACTATATATGGTTATAATTAAGATGAACAATGATAAAAGTtgttcttttcctttactttggTTGAGGAGATGGAGGCTCAAAGGAAGCTCTCTTTGGAAGACCTCCACCTTCTGCCTTTCCTCCTCCAGAGCCCGGATCAGTTCCCGGAACCAGCAACTGAGTCCACCACTGCTCTCCATGCACATCGATCACCTGATCAGAAGAACTTGATCGATCTCAATTTAAACGATGaagttaaaataaaaacaagGGAAGGAGAGGAAAGAACAAAGTCGAGGCGTCGcataattaattgcttttgttttcattttcaggAGTGAAGTCAGCCATTGCGAAGAGATAAGATCGAGGATGActcttggatttttcttttgattttttggAGGGGATTTGGTCGTTTTGGAAGAGGGTggattttcattatttttttatacATTTTTTTAAAGAAAGAAATGAGTAAAAAATGCGTGGAGATTCAATGGATATGTTAATCTATTTGGGCAGCCAATTactgttttgtttttttgttatCCATTGCATGCAGGGAGACAACTGGCGTGtccttatttattatttattatttattaaactAACTTGAATTGAGATGGGGTAAAATAAAATGAGCTTATTTACAAAATCTAGTTGATAAATTGAATGTtaatttaaatctgaaaaagattTATTGAATACTATATATGGTGGAGTGAGATACTGATCCTATTCAATGAATCGAGCCATGATTAGGTACTCGATGAACGTAGCCATTAGAAATGGGGGATTGCTAAACTGATTGTAACTAGCGATGTATCTGGTCCTTTTCTTTGGCTCTATGCGCACTGTTAAGTTCGAGGAAGCATACGTAATAGGATAAAAATTAAAAGCgctttttttatttattagagTTGTCAAATAACGATTTTTATTATCAAAACAACAACTCATTCCGTCTCAatacatttttatttttgaaacgGTTGTAGTAAGTACCGGAGTATAATTGCTACCGTATGAAAACTTCAACTTTGATAATATTAATAAAGACAGAGTCAGAAATTTCATATTGGAAAGACGAAAGATGTGTGTTTGTTTACGAGGACAATCGTGTCATTCATCTTCCATTTATATACCTCTACACTTCTTTCACTTAAAAATAAGGGGTGACCGTCTCCATCACTTGTGGTTCCCTCTTTGATATTAATAATACTATGCTGTAGTAACTACAATCCATAATGGTTATAATATGAGTACTTTGTCTTTGATTAAcctaatcaatattattttatagCAACTAATTACTATATGATAgacattttatttttatcaacattGATCACTATTATATTGCAGCAATCATAGCTACTCCATAGTTATGACAGATACTCATCTTAtgatctcctcctcctcttcctcctcgtcAATCTCCGTGTGATGCAAGATCATCGAGGAGCGAATCTGCTTCCTTTTGAAGGGCTAAGGCGAGGTGACGAGGGCATAAATGTTAGATAAAATTGGGAGGAGGATAAGAGGACAAGATGAACAAGTGGAATATAATAATTTTTCCACTTCAAAATTTATAAAACACGTAGTCTATTTATAAATTACTTACATAACTTATGAAAAATCACTAACTCCGTTATTCTAACCCACTAACTCAACTATTCTACCCTACTAACACAACTAATGAAGATATATTGAACATAGATATTTTTCTTTAACCACTACGGAACACTACTTCCACTAATTGCCATCTCATCACCCCCACtaactcaaatattaattttgagCTATTTTATCAACACCCCCCTTGATTCAAAATTACAAACACCAAGACATgatctaaaataaataaatttatctcTTGAAAGTGACTTAGTCAAGCTATCTGCCACTTATTCATGTGTGTTACAGTGCTCCAACATAATTTCATTATTTGCAACTAAGTCTCGGATGAAATGTAAACAAATATCAATATGTTTAGTTCTCATGAACCAGATTTTTTGTCATTACAATTGTTACcttgttataaaaaaaataatagttgcaTCTTTTTATTGTTGGTGAAGATCTGCAAACAATCTTCTAACCCAAACTGCTTGACACGCTGTTGAAGGTGCTGCTACATATTCTGCTTTTGAAGAGGATAAGGTTGTAGTAGCTTGCTTCTTTGAACCCCATGAAATTTACTCCTGATCTAAGATTAAAAATACTAGCTGAGGTGCTCTTTCGATCATCCACTGAACTTGCCCAATTACTATCAGTGAATCTGCAAAGATCAAATTTTGAAACTCTAGTGTATCAGATTCCATAATCCATGGTTCCAACAATACAACATAAAATCTTTTTAGCTGCTCCAAGATGATGCTTCGTAGGATTTTACATAAACCGAAAAATTACACCAATAGAAAAGTAATACTTGGTCTAGTAGGagttaaataaattaaacctCCAACCAAGCCTCTGAAATTTTTTGCATTAGCTTTCTCTGAACAATCTTCCATTGCAACttctcatttatatttatatGCATAGTAGCTGGATTTTAATTGAGTAAACTAAGCCTTTTAAGAAGATATGTTGCATATTTTGTTTGTAAAATAAAAATCCCATCAACTTCTTGCTTCACTTCAAGATcaagaaaataatataatattatgatATATGACATATCAAATCTCTTCATCATATTAGATTTAAAATCGTTCAATAGAGAATCAGAAGAGCTTATATATATTATATCATCGACATAAAGACACACAATAAGTCAATCATCTCTACCTTGTTTCTTCACATAAAGGGTGCATTCGTTTTCACTTATGGTGAAACCATTTTGTTGAAAATAGTCATCAATCTTGTTATACCATGCTCGTGGGGCTTATTTTAACCCATAAAGTGTCTTTCTCAATTTGTACACTTTTGTCTCTTTACCTTCAATTATAAAACCTTCTAGTTAATTTACATAAACTTCTTTTTGCAAATCGTTATTCAGAAATGcatatttaacatcaaattgataAACAGACCAATGCAATTGTTCAACTAATGCTAGGATAATTCTCGCAGTTTTAAATCTAGCAGctggagaaaaagtttcttcGAAATCAATACCTTTCTTCGAAATCAATACCTTTCTTCGAAATCAATACCTTGTTGTTGtgaatacccttttgcaacaagtcaAAACTTGTGTTTATGAATGGTTCCATTaacatgatattttgatttaaACACCACTTAAAACCAATCACATTCTTGCCTTCGGGTAGATCCACCATCTCCCATGTTTCATTTTTATATATTACAATTAACTCTTCTTTCATCGCATTCCTCCATTCCTCCTTTGTTACTGCTTCTTCAAAAGTTGTAGGATCTGTAACAAAAAGAGCAAATTGACTTGATTCATAGATTTCTCTTAAAGATCTAACCTTTGCTAGAGGTGTTTCATCAGAAGATTCTTGTAAAGAGTATGAACTGCTACTTTTTGAATTTGATGGTGAGTAAGCTGGTGATCCCAAAGAAGAAGATTCAACACCTTTTGTTGTTGGAGTTTTGTTCTTCATTGGGATATGAACTTGAGTCTCTTCACCTTATGTATTTCAATTCCACCTTGAATCTTCATCAAAATCTACATATCTCTTTATAATTAATTTGTCAGTAAGAGGATTATACAATCAATATGATTTTGATTGATTGcaatatccaataaatatgcatttttcatatttcttctcgaatttataattaaattgagAGTTAATAAAAGCATATGTAATACAAGCACAAATTCTCAAGTGATTTATTCATGGTTTTCTATCTCGCCATGCTTCATATGATATTTGATTCAAAATTATCCTTATTGGAGAAATATTTTAGCAAGTAGGCTGATGTGAccattgcttcagcccagaaaaGATTTGGAAATTCTCTGATATTTAGTAAGCTTCTAACCATTTCTACAATGGTTCATTTTTTTCGTTCGGCAACACCATTTTGCTCTGGTGCATAAAAAGTTGTCAACTCCCTATGAATACCATGTTTTtcacaaaatttattaaattttttagataAGAACTCACCTACTCGATCTGTTCGAAGAATTTTTATTAAGGTACCCTTTTGATTTTCCACAAGTGccttgaattttttgaaattttcaaaagtCTAACTTGTCTACTAGAAAATATACCCAACTCATTCGACTAAAATCaccaataaatattaaaaaatatttactccAGCTAAATGATGTAGTTCTCATAGGACCATATAAATCAGCATGAATTAGCTTAAGGCATTCTGAAGCTCTCCATGATTGCTCAATTGGAAAAggctttcttttttgttttccATACATTCTTGACATAAACTAAGAGAACTAATTTGAggtaatccaaaaatcatacctTTCTAACTTAAAAGTCGCATGACTTTGATGTTGCGATGCTTATATTTCAAGTGCCACACCTTGGAATCATCATCTTCTCTAGCGATAAAAACTTGGTTTCCCACATTAGAGATCTTTAGTAGAAACATCTTATTTTCTGTCATCTGCATGCAAACAATAGACTATCCAGAATCTCTATCAAAAATAACACAAGATCCATTATCAAATAACATATAATAGCCATCCATCATCAATGCCCAACACTTAACAAACTATGTGTCAAACTAGGCACAAAATAGACATTGTAAAGCAATTTTACTTTGTCATTGCTAATCTCCACGGTAATAGTGTCTTTGCCTTTAACTTGTATATGCTTATTATCTCCAAGTCTTACTAACATCTTCTATGATTCATCAAACTCTTTAAATAATGATTTATTGTCAGTCATGTGATTTGAACATCCACTATCCAAAAATTAAATATCGTTTTGAACTTCGTTAGAATGAGAATGAATCATAAATAACTTACTTTCCTCATTTTTTTCTTTCACATAATTTACTTTTGAGTCATTTCTACAATTATCTTTTATATGCCCAAATCTTCTACAACTATAACACTGAATggaatttttatttcatttttgatCTCCATTGAATTATTTCTCTTGTCTATTAAAATGGTTTCTTTCTTTACCACGTCCTCTACCACAAAAATCTCCTCTTCCACGACCTTTGCTAGCgaagtcttttttttttctatctctcCCTTCACTTGAGAAGCTTGAAATGTCTTTTCTTCATTCTTCTCAGAATGCAGATCTATTTTGATCGCCTTATCTCATGAGCTTGCAAAGAACTCATTAGTTCATCAAAAGAGAAAATTAAAGACCTTTAGTCTCCTCGATCGTGGTTACTATGTAATCATATTTAGGAGTCAAACttcacaaaattttcaaaataataattcatcAGTGATCTTTTTTTCATAAGATCTAATTTAACTGGCGATAGAAATTACTCTATATAAAAAGTCTTGTAAAGTTTCATTACCCTTCATAAGCAAGGTCTCAAACTCACTTCTGAGAGTCTGGAGTTCACTGCTATCACTCTAGAGGAGTGATAATTAGCATTTGTTAATGTTATTTTAGCTCTTATATTTAGTATTTTCTTATTCTCtcgtttaattaaatattatttaacaCCATGATTTATGAGTAGGATATTATTTGAAGCTTGTTATAATTTCTCcctaattttgatattatttcatgattttttataGAGAATCAAAGTTGAGCCATAGAGTTGATTAAATCAGACCAATAACTAGCCAAAGAAGTTCAGAAGAAGCAAGGTTCAATTCATTGGGAGATGATTTACATTCAACTCGATTCCAACCCATTGAGCTTGACCCAAATCAAATCCCTCTCACCAAACCCTAAACCCCCACTTGAACCCAACCTAAACCTACTCTCAACCGGTTTAAATCCATGTATAAAATCTAAAATTCTCGTGGATGAACAGTGGCTTGCACTACTGTTCATCTGCGATCTTCTTCATCGTGCGATCGCAGCCCACCTTTTTCTTCCAGATCTTTTCCTCAACAAGTTTCATTGGCGTTGAGGTTCTCAACTACCGATGTCGATGTTCCGGCCATCTGAGTTCGTTGATAGGCATTCCTCCGGCGATAATTTTGTTCCGCGATTCTCTACTTCCACCACATTCCGATGGCATTCCTCTGGTGACAGTGGCTCCGTCTTCCATCAGAGAGCATTGGCGGCGTTCCTCCAGTGCTACTAAACCCCTTCCGATGATACTCCATCCATCATCATCCATCCAACAGATCCAAAGAGTCCAGATCACAAAATTACAGATTTTCTGAGTTTGGCAGCTCGATTCTTCATCAGCATCACTCAGAGAGGTTTCCTTTAGTGCTGGTGAAGGTCGAGTTGATGTATAGTGGTTGTGAGTATCTTCTTCGATTGTCGAAGTGAGGTTTCATTAagcttccttgtgtgacggcaaagaGAGACTAGTTTGAGAAGTGGTTTGGTTTAGAGATGGTTTAGATTTCATTTttgtaatttcaatttcaatttctttCATTTCTATTTAGTGTTCGTTGATAGCTTGTagaatttgatttggtaatttgagtTTCTCTTGTGCTTAGTTGTTCAAATTTCTAGTTAcgtttgttagtttgttttatAGAGTTTCAATTAGATTTACCTGCAATTAATCTATTTTCATTTCATTTAATCATTCCGTTGATGATTTTTATATCGTAGGATGACAATACGGTATGGATTCATTGTTGACTATTAGTTAGGATTTCATTCAAGCGTTAAATTAGTTTCCTACTTGTTTTGTCTTTTAATTCATTAGGTTTAgaataaaaaaatcaaacaaaccCCATTTTAATGATGAAACGCCCCAAAATAATTCTAAGTCTAAGACAAACATCCAATTGTTAGTTCCTCGAAAGATTTGATCTTGAGCTCTTTATTACGAcatcattgtgtagttaagggtTTATTGGaattacattgttaatttgataagtatACTCGTGACGCTAAAATTTGATACTTATCAAGGAGCTGTAGAATTCTTTCTGCAATATTTCTCATGCTTCTTTGGAAAATAGAGCAGTTCCAATTCTGGAAAAAAATTATCTCATGTACGGCTTGTTGAAGAATGAAAAGTGATTTTGAATCTTTTTTCTGTTCTCCTTGAATTGACCTTCATTGACATCCTCATCATCAAAACCTTTCTCTACTAAATCCCAAAAATCTTGAGAACTTCATTTTAATACTCCAAAATTCATGGCACCCTCTTTTGAGAAACTCCGTTGATTATCATTACAAACAAATTAGGACAAGCCAAACTTGACGCTCTGATGCAACTATTAGATAACAATCAGAGGATGTTAAGAGGACAAGATGGATAAATGGAACATAATAATTTTTCCACTTCATAATTCATAAAACATAATCTATTTATAAGTTATTTAGATAAGTCACGAAAAACCACTAATTCCATAATTCTACTTCACTAATTTAATTATTCTATCCCACTAACGCAACTAATAACGCAACTAATGAGGAAGAGTATTACTTCCACTAATTACCATTTCATCACCCCActaaatcaaatattaattttgagTCAGAAATGGGGATCCAGCGATGAACTTCCTGAGTGCTCACCGCCTTCGAGCTCCTGCACGAGCTACTCGAGGACGGGCGACACGTCTAGGCCATCCACCTTTgcgactgatcctgtctgagaccGGGGACCCTTCTCTCTTCCCTCCGGATCAGATCTCCCGCTTCAACGCCCTCCGAGGTTTGATCCTCCTTTCACCTCGGGATCGATTGGTTTTGAAATGTGTGCAATTGAGTGACAAGTTGGTTGATTATTAGGGTTATTACTAGGGTAATATAGTAATTCTGATTATTAATTAGTCGGTTGCTTTGATCTTTCCAGCAAGAGATGTGAATGAAGTTTCCAAaatatcaagaaaaaaaaatcttttgggGTTCAAGCTTGCG from Zingiber officinale cultivar Zhangliang chromosome 4B, Zo_v1.1, whole genome shotgun sequence includes:
- the LOC121974563 gene encoding transcription factor NIGT1-like, with product MCMESSGGLSCWFRELIRALEEERQKVEVFQRELPLSLHLLNQTIESYKKLMASADLNNKNNNVINLLGKPVAVGDQDLDEKDEEGSAAGEDRNGHKPHRKRKMKRYWSEELHERFLHALEKLGGCHVATPKKIRKLMKVEELTSDEIKSHLQKFRNHERGRRMRSPVVRQSSSSSSPQPATTIVAAAAKITGNLAPFLTLSSSLLLQDQNSNLPNRLGQQKSFHECLF